The Ignatzschineria rhizosphaerae genome contains a region encoding:
- the phoU gene encoding phosphate signaling complex protein PhoU, which produces MKKLDFNSHISAQFNAELERSMSKVLEMGGLTERQIRDSIKAMMTQDEVLAREIIERDEIINELEVEINELCIMIIAKRQPTASDLRLLIVIIKTIAELERIADTARNIAKMAFTPLPENHSSILVSLESLANRSLIFFEKVLDSFARMDLEAVLSIYPEDDKIDSEYDNIIRQLMTYMMEDGRTIPSILTAMHCARSLERIGDRCQNICEFIIYFVKGVDIRVQKNEKLQELLENRDHKAL; this is translated from the coding sequence ATGAAAAAACTCGATTTCAATAGCCATATCTCAGCACAATTTAACGCAGAGTTAGAGCGCTCTATGAGCAAAGTGCTTGAAATGGGTGGCTTAACAGAGCGTCAAATTCGTGATTCTATCAAAGCGATGATGACTCAAGATGAAGTCTTAGCACGCGAAATTATTGAGCGTGATGAGATTATTAATGAACTTGAAGTAGAGATCAATGAGCTTTGTATTATGATTATTGCTAAGCGTCAGCCAACGGCAAGCGACTTACGATTACTCATTGTTATTATTAAAACAATTGCCGAGCTTGAAAGAATTGCCGATACAGCTAGAAACATTGCTAAAATGGCCTTCACGCCGCTACCTGAAAATCACTCTTCTATCTTAGTCTCTTTAGAATCACTTGCAAATCGCAGTCTTATTTTCTTTGAAAAGGTTTTAGATTCCTTTGCCAGAATGGATTTAGAAGCGGTGCTTTCGATCTATCCTGAAGATGATAAAATTGATAGTGAATATGACAATATTATTCGTCAATTGATGACCTATATGATGGAAGATGGGCGCACGATTCCTTCAATCTTAACGGCGATGCATTGCGCACGTTCTTTAGAGAGAATTGGCGATCGTTGTCAAAATATTTGTGAGTTTATTATCTACTTCGTTAAAGGAGTTGATATTCGTGTTCAAAAGAATGAGAAACTGCAAGAATTACTAGAAAACCGAGATCATAAAGCGTTGTAA
- a CDS encoding GNAT family N-acetyltransferase, with protein MIHHQTIPVLETDRLILSGHQCNDFSALADLWAKESVVQYIGGTISTERESWMRMLSYAGLWRILGFGYWAIREKESGKYIGDLGFADFHRTIDIPIKGVPEAGWVIAPEYQGKGYVTEAMQSALTWLTLQNRFEKSICFIDSDNIASLRVADKLGYLFEQKVLLNGEENLLYCKKLIPND; from the coding sequence ATGATTCATCATCAAACGATTCCTGTATTGGAAACAGATCGATTAATTTTATCAGGGCATCAATGTAACGATTTTTCTGCTTTAGCAGATTTATGGGCGAAAGAGTCTGTGGTGCAATATATCGGTGGAACGATTTCGACAGAGCGTGAATCATGGATGAGAATGCTCTCTTATGCAGGGTTATGGCGAATTTTAGGTTTTGGCTATTGGGCAATTCGAGAAAAAGAATCAGGAAAATACATTGGAGATCTTGGCTTTGCTGATTTTCATCGTACAATTGATATCCCAATAAAAGGCGTTCCAGAAGCAGGTTGGGTGATTGCCCCTGAATATCAAGGAAAAGGGTATGTCACTGAAGCAATGCAATCCGCTTTAACATGGTTAACTTTACAAAATAGGTTTGAGAAAAGCATTTGTTTTATAGACTCTGATAATATTGCATCACTACGCGTTGCAGATAAATTAGGCTATCTTTTTGAACAAAAAGTATTATTGAATGGTGAAGAAAACTTACTATATTGTAAGAAATTAATCCCGAATGATTAA
- a CDS encoding APC family permease, translating into MGSDATPSNTNNDLARSLSLWSVVLFGLAFMALTTVFSTFGIASSLSKGMVAGSYILALIVMLFTAYSYGVMAKRFPMTGSAYSYVQKVINPSSGFLVGWAIMMDYLFIPMVNFMLFGIFFHDAFPMIPQWGFIVALLTLVTLINLRGVKVAVTANLIIVVASILFAVIFCVMSINSLRTGLGTGLLANMDPIINFSVENPFKYIIAGASLLCFSFLGFDSVTAFSEEVKDPEKTIPKAIFLVTLIGGALFITVSYFAYQVWPNYLLFPDLDSASADVIRIVGGNALYAVFLTIFAMSIIGSALSSQASGSRILFAMGRDGQLPRKFFGSLHPKYKTPTFNILLIGLISFSAIFLSLGLVASFINFGAFISFIMVNVSVIVLFFKENNKSFKRIVLLFIIPLIGALLDFWLFINLDNHSLLLGSIWFSLGIVYLLFLTKGFKKPVPTMAALK; encoded by the coding sequence ATGGGAAGCGATGCAACACCTTCTAATACCAACAATGATTTAGCAAGATCACTCTCTTTGTGGTCTGTCGTTCTTTTTGGCCTTGCGTTTATGGCCTTAACAACCGTTTTTAGTACCTTTGGTATCGCTTCTAGCTTATCAAAAGGGATGGTCGCGGGGTCTTATATCCTAGCGCTTATTGTGATGCTCTTTACCGCCTATAGTTACGGCGTGATGGCAAAGCGTTTTCCGATGACAGGATCGGCTTATAGTTATGTGCAAAAGGTGATTAATCCAAGTTCAGGTTTTTTAGTTGGCTGGGCGATTATGATGGATTATCTCTTTATCCCGATGGTCAATTTTATGCTTTTTGGTATCTTTTTCCATGATGCCTTTCCCATGATTCCACAATGGGGCTTTATCGTTGCGCTCTTAACTTTAGTGACCTTAATTAATCTTCGTGGGGTGAAAGTTGCGGTGACAGCCAATCTAATTATCGTTGTTGCTTCTATCTTATTTGCTGTGATTTTTTGCGTAATGTCGATCAACTCTCTTAGAACAGGCTTAGGCACTGGATTATTAGCGAATATGGATCCGATTATTAATTTTTCAGTAGAGAATCCTTTTAAATATATTATTGCCGGCGCTTCACTCTTATGTTTCTCTTTTTTAGGATTTGATTCTGTGACTGCTTTTTCTGAAGAGGTTAAAGACCCAGAAAAAACGATTCCAAAGGCGATCTTTTTAGTAACTTTAATTGGCGGGGCACTCTTTATTACCGTTTCGTACTTTGCTTATCAAGTGTGGCCTAATTATCTACTCTTTCCAGATTTAGATTCAGCTTCCGCCGATGTGATCAGAATTGTCGGGGGGAATGCGCTTTATGCAGTATTTTTAACTATTTTTGCAATGAGTATTATTGGCTCAGCGCTCTCATCACAAGCAAGTGGTTCACGGATCTTATTTGCCATGGGACGAGATGGGCAATTACCACGTAAATTTTTTGGATCGCTTCATCCTAAATATAAAACCCCGACATTTAATATTTTACTCATTGGTTTGATCTCCTTTTCTGCAATCTTTTTAAGCCTTGGATTGGTCGCATCTTTTATCAATTTTGGGGCTTTTATCTCTTTTATTATGGTGAATGTCTCGGTGATTGTGCTCTTTTTTAAAGAGAATAATAAGAGCTTTAAGCGGATTGTCTTACTCTTTATCATCCCTTTAATAGGCGCTTTATTAGATTTTTGGTTATTCATCAATCTTGATAATCACTCGCTACTACTGGGATCAATCTGGTTTTCATTAGGAATTGTTTATCTTTTGTTTTTAACAAAAGGCTTTAAAAAACCTGTGCCTACAATGGCCGCATTAAAATAA
- a CDS encoding amidohydrolase, which produces MVVADIVIKNGAVFTGKQDQPENVAIAIKDDKVIAVGLATDIDKHLGEETLILDAKGHTVMAGFHDAHMHLIHGVLFDDYSVALSDAKSLGEVQEILTKNKDLYLTGDWLIGMGWDHLAWGHTDYPTAKDLDAVISDRPAILIHAEGHYAWVNSLALEIAGIDRDTIAPDYGIIVKDDAGNPTGILIESAISLVGKYAYQFSDATKKEMVLKFQDHALSLGVTSVNEFFMSRAHETLYAYETYKALDDADELKMRIHVWPPLNGDLTPAIEMRERFQSPYLKVGGVKQFIDGVITGHTALMVDEYKDAPGNFGETGYSYEQLEEWVIDADAEEFQIRFHSIGDGAVRMGLDLFEAAQKKNGVRDSRHSLEHLEVIDPLDLPRLKKLGVQASVQPAHIALMPKESHIDRVIDSKHDYIYNSKTFIDEGILVPYASDYPIIELNPFLGVYHAVTRDDYEGNPWNPKERVPLATALKAYTLVAAKSTFREQELGSIEIGKYADIIILDRDIFSTPIQDLKVTKVETVITAGKIRDI; this is translated from the coding sequence ATGGTAGTTGCAGATATCGTAATTAAAAATGGCGCTGTATTTACAGGCAAGCAAGATCAACCTGAGAATGTTGCTATCGCTATTAAGGACGACAAAGTCATTGCTGTGGGGTTAGCCACTGATATTGACAAGCACCTTGGTGAGGAGACGCTTATCCTTGATGCTAAAGGTCACACCGTAATGGCAGGATTTCATGATGCCCATATGCATCTAATTCATGGCGTTTTATTTGATGATTACTCCGTGGCATTAAGTGATGCAAAATCATTAGGAGAAGTGCAAGAGATTCTTACAAAAAATAAAGATCTCTACTTAACGGGGGATTGGCTCATTGGTATGGGCTGGGATCATTTAGCGTGGGGGCATACAGATTATCCAACGGCAAAAGATCTTGATGCTGTGATTTCAGATCGTCCGGCGATCTTAATTCATGCAGAAGGGCATTATGCGTGGGTCAATAGCTTGGCATTAGAGATTGCCGGTATTGATCGAGATACAATCGCACCAGATTACGGCATTATCGTGAAAGATGATGCCGGCAACCCAACAGGTATTTTGATTGAATCAGCAATTTCTCTTGTTGGAAAATATGCTTATCAATTCTCTGATGCAACTAAAAAAGAGATGGTCTTAAAGTTCCAAGATCATGCTTTAAGTTTAGGCGTAACATCTGTGAATGAATTCTTTATGAGCCGAGCGCATGAAACGCTCTATGCCTATGAGACTTATAAAGCCTTAGATGATGCGGATGAGTTAAAGATGCGAATCCATGTTTGGCCTCCACTAAATGGGGATTTAACGCCGGCAATTGAGATGAGGGAGCGTTTTCAATCACCTTATCTTAAAGTTGGTGGCGTGAAGCAGTTTATTGATGGCGTCATTACTGGGCATACAGCGCTCATGGTCGATGAGTATAAAGATGCGCCTGGTAATTTTGGTGAAACAGGCTATAGCTACGAGCAGCTAGAAGAGTGGGTGATTGATGCTGATGCTGAAGAGTTCCAGATTCGTTTTCACTCTATTGGTGATGGCGCTGTGCGAATGGGCTTAGATCTTTTTGAAGCAGCGCAAAAGAAAAATGGAGTGCGAGATTCTCGTCACTCATTAGAGCATTTAGAGGTGATTGATCCCTTAGATTTACCACGTCTTAAAAAGCTTGGAGTACAAGCATCTGTGCAACCTGCGCATATTGCTTTGATGCCAAAAGAATCCCATATTGATCGTGTGATTGATAGCAAGCATGATTATATCTATAACAGTAAAACCTTCATTGATGAGGGGATTCTTGTACCTTACGCTAGTGATTATCCGATTATTGAGCTCAATCCTTTCCTTGGCGTTTATCATGCCGTCACAAGAGATGATTATGAGGGAAATCCATGGAATCCTAAAGAGAGAGTCCCACTTGCAACAGCTTTAAAAGCTTACACTTTGGTTGCTGCCAAAAGTACCTTTAGAGAGCAAGAGCTCGGCTCTATTGAGATTGGCAAATACGCCGATATCATTATTTTAGATCGAGATATTTTCAGTACACCTATTCAAGATCTTAAAGTTACTAAAGTTGAGACAGTTATAACTGCCGGTAAGATTCGCGATATTTAA
- the ade gene encoding adenine deaminase, whose protein sequence is MLERKELDQLIDMAAGRLAVDLLITNCKVVDVYNQRLLDGPVAVGNGRVVGVGHAYDAKEILDAKGGIVMPGLIDGHVHIESSSLTPAQFARTILPFGTTTIIADPHEIGNVCGVKGIQYMLDASRDLPLHVKIQLPSCVPATPFESAGAVLEASDLEPLFQDEGVLGLGEVMDYPSVIHHSDSMMDKLMMAKRHHRVIDGHSPGVKGLDLTAYVASGVMTDHECSNTEGMLDRLTMGQYILLREGSTCKDLLNLLPAITPQNARRCVFCTDDREPDDILTTGHINKSLRLAVEYGLDPLLAVTMGTLNSAECFRLYDKGAIAPGKDADLLIVKDLQDFEPMHVFSMGVEVARDGKMLMELPEYHCEDVLNTINIAPITVENFALKLSSEKARAIGVIPKSVVTKNLEVAVKLDENNLFHAGNNGSLNKLAVIERHHASGKIGLGILEGYGIQNGAIAVSVAHDSHNIVVVGDNDADMLAAVKNIESIGGGFSLVQNGEVLAHLSLPIGGLMTNQTAEEVAEIIEHLIITAREKFNLSHEFHPLMTLVFMTLPVIPELKLTSNGLFDVKQFKLVDVSI, encoded by the coding sequence ATGCTAGAGCGAAAAGAATTGGATCAATTGATTGATATGGCAGCAGGGCGACTCGCTGTGGACCTCTTAATCACTAATTGTAAAGTGGTCGATGTCTATAATCAGCGCTTATTAGATGGACCTGTTGCAGTCGGTAATGGTCGAGTGGTTGGCGTTGGTCACGCTTATGACGCAAAAGAGATATTAGATGCTAAAGGCGGCATCGTGATGCCAGGATTAATTGATGGACATGTCCATATTGAATCTTCATCTTTAACGCCAGCACAATTTGCGCGAACGATTCTACCTTTTGGAACCACAACTATTATTGCCGATCCTCATGAGATTGGGAATGTTTGCGGCGTGAAAGGCATTCAATATATGCTCGATGCGAGCCGAGATCTCCCGCTTCATGTTAAAATTCAATTACCCTCTTGTGTGCCGGCAACGCCGTTTGAATCTGCTGGCGCTGTCTTAGAAGCATCGGACCTTGAGCCTCTTTTTCAAGATGAAGGCGTTTTAGGACTTGGCGAAGTGATGGATTACCCAAGTGTGATTCATCATTCAGATAGCATGATGGATAAGCTTATGATGGCAAAGCGTCATCATCGAGTGATTGATGGGCATAGTCCCGGCGTTAAAGGTTTAGATCTCACGGCGTATGTAGCATCAGGGGTGATGACTGATCATGAATGTAGTAATACAGAAGGGATGTTAGATCGCTTAACGATGGGGCAATATATATTACTCCGTGAAGGTTCTACTTGTAAGGATCTTTTAAACTTATTGCCGGCAATCACGCCGCAAAATGCGCGTCGTTGCGTCTTCTGTACGGATGACCGTGAACCTGATGATATCTTAACAACAGGGCATATTAATAAGAGTTTACGATTAGCTGTGGAATATGGTTTAGATCCACTTCTTGCTGTCACAATGGGAACCTTAAATAGCGCAGAATGCTTCCGTCTTTATGACAAAGGTGCTATTGCACCTGGGAAAGATGCGGATCTTTTAATCGTGAAAGATCTCCAAGACTTCGAACCTATGCATGTTTTCTCAATGGGCGTTGAAGTGGCTCGTGATGGCAAAATGCTCATGGAGTTGCCGGAGTACCATTGTGAAGATGTTCTAAATACCATTAATATTGCGCCGATTACGGTTGAGAACTTTGCATTAAAACTCAGTAGTGAAAAAGCGCGCGCAATTGGGGTGATTCCTAAAAGTGTTGTAACAAAAAATCTAGAAGTTGCCGTTAAACTTGATGAGAATAATCTCTTTCATGCCGGCAATAATGGTTCACTCAATAAACTCGCAGTGATTGAACGTCACCATGCTTCTGGCAAGATCGGTTTGGGTATTTTAGAAGGCTACGGCATTCAAAATGGGGCAATTGCCGTTTCGGTGGCACATGATTCCCATAATATCGTGGTTGTCGGTGATAATGATGCCGATATGTTAGCGGCGGTAAAAAATATTGAAAGCATCGGTGGTGGTTTTTCACTCGTTCAAAATGGGGAAGTCCTCGCACATTTATCTCTACCGATTGGCGGCTTAATGACGAATCAAACGGCAGAGGAAGTTGCCGAGATTATCGAGCATCTCATTATTACGGCACGAGAAAAATTCAATCTTTCTCATGAATTCCATCCGCTAATGACATTAGTCTTTATGACATTGCCGGTAATTCCAGAGTTAAAACTTACCTCAAACGGGCTATTTGATGTGAAGCAGTTTAAGCTTGTGGATGTATCGATTTAA
- the aguB gene encoding N-carbamoylputrescine amidase, with amino-acid sequence MKVRVSAVQMKMSWDIEDNLQKAEALVREAASQGANIILLPEFFQSPYFMQIQNYDYFELAQDVNDSSYIRRFQKLAKELDVVLPFSFFERAGNVFFNSLVMIDADGSIVDLYRKTHIPDGHCYQEKFYFSPGDTGFKVFPTKFGKIGVGICWDQWFPETARSLALMGAEILFYPTAIGNEPILNHDSMAHWQNTMRGHAAANIMPVIAANRIGQEDEPSENSSMTFYGSSFISSEEGIKVKEMDRVSEGVITHEFDLTAIGKKRISWGVFRDRRPEFYEAINHMDFSE; translated from the coding sequence ATGAAGGTTAGGGTATCTGCTGTCCAGATGAAAATGAGTTGGGATATCGAGGATAATTTACAAAAGGCGGAAGCATTAGTGCGAGAAGCGGCTAGTCAAGGCGCGAATATTATATTGCTTCCTGAATTCTTCCAATCACCATATTTTATGCAGATTCAAAATTATGATTATTTTGAATTAGCGCAAGATGTGAATGATAGTAGCTATATTCGCCGTTTCCAAAAGCTAGCTAAAGAGTTAGATGTTGTGTTGCCATTTAGCTTTTTTGAGCGAGCAGGAAATGTATTCTTTAACTCTCTTGTGATGATTGATGCCGATGGCTCGATTGTCGATCTTTACCGGAAAACGCATATTCCTGATGGACATTGCTATCAAGAGAAATTCTACTTTTCTCCAGGGGATACGGGCTTTAAGGTTTTTCCGACAAAGTTTGGCAAAATTGGTGTTGGTATTTGCTGGGATCAATGGTTCCCTGAAACTGCAAGATCGCTTGCACTGATGGGCGCTGAGATTCTCTTTTACCCAACCGCAATTGGCAATGAACCTATCTTAAACCATGATTCTATGGCTCACTGGCAAAATACGATGCGAGGACATGCTGCGGCAAATATTATGCCGGTAATTGCTGCTAATCGTATTGGGCAAGAGGATGAACCTTCGGAAAACTCTTCAATGACTTTTTATGGCTCTTCATTTATCTCAAGTGAAGAGGGGATAAAAGTAAAAGAGATGGATCGTGTATCAGAAGGGGTGATTACCCATGAGTTTGATCTAACCGCTATTGGTAAAAAGCGAATAAGTTGGGGTGTTTTTAGAGATCGCCGTCCGGAATTTTATGAAGCTATTAATCATATGGATTTTAGCGAATAA
- the pstB gene encoding phosphate ABC transporter ATP-binding protein PstB, whose amino-acid sequence MNLDNRQNIESQDAFAQVANRQPEVKKEHAAKISVRDLNFYYQKFHALHNISLDIPENQVTAFIGPSGCGKSTLLRTFNKMFELYPEQRAEGEIIINDENILTSKQDVALLRANVGMVFQKPTPFPMSIYDNIAFGVKLFENLSRADMDARIEWALTKAALWSETKDKLHDHGTNLSGGQQQRLSIARAIAIRPEILLMDEPCSALDPISTGKIEELIFELKEDYTIVMVTHNMQQAARCSDKTAFMYLGDLIEFDDTDTIFTKPNNKQTEDYITGRYG is encoded by the coding sequence ATGAATTTAGATAACAGACAGAATATCGAATCACAAGATGCCTTTGCACAAGTGGCTAACCGCCAGCCTGAGGTAAAAAAAGAGCATGCGGCTAAGATTAGTGTGCGTGATTTAAACTTTTATTATCAGAAGTTTCACGCGCTGCATAATATTTCACTCGATATTCCAGAAAACCAAGTCACAGCATTTATCGGGCCATCAGGTTGCGGTAAATCAACACTGCTTCGTACCTTTAATAAGATGTTTGAACTCTATCCTGAGCAGCGCGCTGAAGGGGAGATTATTATTAATGATGAAAATATCTTAACCTCTAAGCAAGACGTGGCTTTGTTACGGGCTAATGTTGGCATGGTTTTCCAAAAGCCAACACCTTTTCCGATGTCGATTTATGACAATATTGCCTTTGGAGTGAAATTATTTGAAAACCTCTCACGAGCAGATATGGATGCGCGTATTGAGTGGGCACTTACGAAAGCTGCGCTTTGGAGTGAAACAAAAGATAAACTACACGATCATGGGACAAACCTCTCAGGCGGGCAGCAGCAGCGTTTAAGTATCGCTCGAGCAATTGCAATTCGCCCTGAAATCTTACTGATGGATGAACCGTGTTCAGCGCTTGACCCCATTTCAACCGGGAAAATTGAAGAGCTAATTTTTGAATTAAAAGAAGATTATACCATCGTGATGGTAACCCATAATATGCAACAAGCAGCTCGCTGTTCTGATAAAACAGCCTTCATGTATCTTGGAGATTTGATTGAATTTGATGATACCGATACGATCTTCACAAAACCGAATAATAAACAGACAGAAGATTATATTACAGGACGTTACGGTTAA